One Mycobacterium kubicae genomic window carries:
- the fdh gene encoding formate dehydrogenase codes for MDFTKLLRSWPVYRQLTGGDALGRGQAAQSAHSAALEPRTATADSVAHSVCPFCAVGCAQKVYVKDDKVVQIEGNPDSPISRGRLCPKGSASKQLVTGPQRETKVRYRPPYATEWQDLDLDTAMDMVADRVIDARRRSWQDFDKDRNTLRRTMGVASLGGATLDNEENYLIKKLFTALGALQIENQARIUHSATVPGLGASFGRGGATDYQQDLVNTDFIVIMGSNMAEAHPVGFQWVMEAKARGVEVVHIDPRFTRTSAVADRHVPLRAGSDIAFLGGVINYILSNELDFREYVTAYTNASFLVDEAFQDTEDLDGLFSGYDHETASYDPASWHYESTGAGGRGGSGAKERGAPNQLGSGGAAVEGGAGDIPSDPTLQHPRCVYQILKRHYARYTPEMVERVCGVPAESFLQVARAWAQNSGRERTAALVYSVGWTQHSMGAQYIRAGSIIQLLLGNIGRPGGGVFALRGHASIQGSTDIPTLFNLLPGYLPMPHAGQATMSDYLDAVVSGSQKGFWHNADAYLISLLKEYWGEYATAENDYCFDYLPRISGDHGTYRTVMDMVDGKVFGYFLLGQNPAVGSAHGRLQRLGMANLDWLVVRDLVMIESATFWKEAPEIETGEIAPESCRTEVFFFPAASHVEKAGTFTQTQRMLQWREKAVEPPGDARSELWFFYHLGRILREKLAGSTDERDRPLLELFWDYETDGDEPSGEDVLRRISGIDLTTGRAVDGYTDLKADGSTACGCWIYSGVYADEVNQAARRKPHDQQGPYDNEWGWTWPMNRRVLYNRASADPQGRPWSERKKLIWWDPDQGEWTGYDIPDFEKNKPPDYRPPDGAVGVAALHGDDPFIMQADGKAWLFAPNGLADGPLPTHYEPHESPTRNALYAQQGNPTRIVYGREDNPSNPAPPEAHGEVFPFVFTAARLTEHHTAGGMSRQLPYLAELQPGLFVEVSPELAAARGLTHMQWAHVITSRTAVDARVFVTDRMKPLRIEDRVVHQVWMPYHWGHSGLVDGDVVNDLLGVVADPNVFIQESKVATCDVRAGRRPRGPELLDYVADYRRRAGITVQTGTHLDTTAPDRVTHTEPEGTP; via the coding sequence ATGGACTTCACCAAGCTGCTCCGGTCATGGCCGGTCTACCGGCAGTTGACCGGTGGCGACGCGCTGGGCCGCGGCCAAGCCGCCCAATCCGCCCACTCGGCTGCGCTGGAACCACGCACCGCCACCGCGGACAGCGTCGCGCACTCGGTGTGCCCGTTCTGCGCGGTCGGGTGCGCGCAGAAGGTGTACGTCAAAGACGACAAGGTCGTGCAGATCGAGGGCAACCCGGACAGCCCCATCTCGCGCGGCCGGCTGTGCCCCAAGGGGTCGGCCAGCAAGCAACTCGTCACCGGACCGCAGCGGGAAACCAAGGTGCGCTACCGGCCGCCCTATGCCACCGAATGGCAGGACCTCGACCTGGACACCGCCATGGACATGGTGGCCGACCGCGTGATCGACGCGCGGCGCAGAAGCTGGCAGGACTTCGACAAAGACCGCAACACGCTGCGCCGCACCATGGGCGTGGCCAGCCTCGGCGGCGCAACGCTGGACAACGAAGAGAACTACCTGATCAAGAAGCTGTTCACCGCGCTCGGCGCCCTGCAGATCGAAAACCAAGCCCGTATTTGACACAGCGCCACGGTTCCCGGTCTGGGAGCCTCCTTCGGTCGCGGCGGCGCGACGGACTATCAGCAAGACCTGGTCAACACCGACTTCATCGTCATCATGGGCTCGAACATGGCCGAGGCCCATCCCGTCGGCTTCCAATGGGTCATGGAGGCGAAGGCGCGCGGCGTCGAAGTGGTCCACATCGATCCCCGCTTCACCCGCACCAGCGCCGTCGCCGACCGGCACGTGCCGCTGCGCGCCGGCAGCGACATCGCCTTCCTGGGCGGGGTGATCAACTACATCCTGTCCAATGAGCTGGACTTCCGTGAGTACGTCACCGCGTACACCAACGCCTCCTTCCTGGTCGACGAGGCCTTCCAGGACACCGAGGACCTCGACGGGCTATTCAGCGGTTACGACCACGAGACCGCGTCCTACGACCCGGCCAGCTGGCACTATGAGTCCACCGGGGCTGGCGGACGCGGCGGGTCGGGCGCCAAAGAACGCGGCGCCCCCAATCAGCTGGGCTCCGGCGGCGCGGCGGTGGAAGGCGGCGCCGGTGACATCCCGTCGGACCCCACGCTGCAGCATCCGCGCTGCGTCTACCAGATCCTCAAGCGGCACTACGCCCGCTACACCCCGGAGATGGTCGAGCGGGTGTGCGGGGTGCCGGCGGAATCCTTCCTGCAGGTGGCCCGGGCCTGGGCGCAGAACTCCGGCCGGGAACGCACCGCCGCGCTGGTGTACAGCGTGGGTTGGACCCAGCATTCGATGGGCGCCCAATACATCCGCGCGGGCTCGATCATTCAGCTGCTGCTGGGCAATATCGGGCGGCCCGGCGGCGGCGTGTTCGCGTTGCGCGGGCATGCCAGCATTCAGGGCTCCACGGACATACCCACGCTGTTCAACCTGCTGCCCGGCTACCTGCCCATGCCGCACGCCGGCCAGGCCACCATGTCGGACTACCTCGACGCCGTCGTCAGCGGCAGCCAGAAAGGCTTCTGGCACAACGCCGACGCTTACCTGATCTCCCTGCTCAAGGAGTACTGGGGCGAGTACGCCACCGCCGAGAACGACTACTGCTTCGACTATCTGCCGCGCATCAGCGGAGACCACGGCACCTACCGCACGGTCATGGACATGGTCGACGGCAAGGTGTTCGGCTACTTCCTGCTGGGCCAGAACCCGGCGGTCGGCTCGGCGCACGGGCGGCTGCAACGGTTGGGCATGGCCAACCTGGACTGGCTGGTGGTGCGCGACCTGGTGATGATCGAAAGCGCCACGTTCTGGAAAGAGGCGCCCGAGATCGAGACCGGGGAGATCGCCCCGGAGTCCTGCCGCACCGAGGTGTTCTTCTTCCCCGCCGCCTCGCACGTGGAGAAGGCCGGCACGTTCACCCAGACGCAGCGGATGCTGCAGTGGCGGGAGAAGGCGGTCGAACCGCCCGGCGACGCCCGTTCGGAGCTGTGGTTCTTCTACCACCTGGGCCGGATCCTGCGAGAGAAGCTGGCCGGCTCCACCGACGAGCGTGACCGGCCGCTGCTCGAGCTGTTCTGGGACTACGAGACCGACGGTGACGAACCCTCCGGCGAAGACGTGCTGCGGCGCATCAGCGGCATCGACCTGACGACCGGACGCGCGGTAGACGGCTACACCGACCTGAAGGCCGACGGCAGCACCGCATGCGGCTGCTGGATCTACAGCGGTGTGTACGCCGACGAGGTCAACCAGGCCGCCCGCCGCAAACCACACGACCAGCAAGGCCCGTATGACAACGAGTGGGGCTGGACGTGGCCGATGAACCGGCGCGTGCTCTACAACCGCGCCTCGGCCGACCCGCAAGGCCGGCCGTGGAGCGAGCGCAAGAAGCTGATCTGGTGGGACCCCGACCAGGGCGAGTGGACCGGTTACGACATCCCCGACTTCGAGAAGAACAAGCCGCCGGACTATCGCCCGCCTGACGGCGCGGTGGGCGTCGCGGCGCTGCACGGAGACGACCCGTTCATCATGCAAGCCGACGGCAAGGCGTGGCTGTTCGCGCCCAACGGCCTGGCCGATGGTCCCCTGCCCACCCACTACGAGCCGCACGAATCACCCACGCGCAACGCGCTTTACGCCCAGCAGGGCAACCCGACCCGGATCGTGTACGGCCGCGAAGACAATCCGTCGAACCCGGCACCTCCGGAGGCGCACGGCGAAGTGTTCCCGTTCGTGTTCACCGCGGCGCGGCTGACCGAGCACCACACCGCCGGCGGCATGAGCCGGCAACTGCCCTACCTCGCCGAACTGCAGCCGGGGTTGTTCGTCGAGGTGTCACCGGAATTGGCCGCCGCGCGCGGGCTGACGCACATGCAGTGGGCGCACGTGATCACCAGCCGCACCGCGGTGGACGCCCGCGTCTTCGTAACCGACCGGATGAAGCCGCTGCGCATCGAAGACCGCGTGGTGCACCAGGTTTGGATGCCCTACCACTGGGGACACTCGGGGCTGGTGGACGGTGACGTGGTCAACGACCTGCTCGGCGTGGTCGCCGACCCCAACGTGTTCATCCAGGAAAGCAAGGTCGCCACCTGTGACGTTCGGGCCGGCCGGCGGCCGCGGGGGCCCGAACTGCTGGACTACGTCGCCGATTACCGACGGCGAGCCGGGATCACGGTGCAGACAGGGACGCACCTGGACACCACCGCGCCGGACCGGGTCACGCATACCGAGCCGGAGGGAACCCCATGA
- a CDS encoding 4Fe-4S dicluster domain-containing protein, giving the protein MSDNSFYGPLPDPAANAGYSPDHPPRVGFFTDTSVCIGCKACEVACKEWNMVPEDGFNLLGMSMDNTGNLGADSWRHVAFIEQARPLGDQDPGLTDLPTGPPASERSAQITAAAIEAMPEGGAELGNVSVDLGVPKFERPGDGSGAESRTSFRWLMSSDVCKHCTHAGCLDVCPTGALFRTEFGTVVVQQDICNGCGYCVSGCPYGVIDRREGDGRAWKCTLCYDRLHDNLEPACAKACPTKSIQFGVLDELRERAARRVEELHERGVPEARLYGNDPNDGVGGDGAFFLLLDEPEVYGLPPDPVVPTRDAPAMWRFAGIAASAFVAAAVSSFLGRGRR; this is encoded by the coding sequence ATGAGCGACAACAGCTTCTACGGCCCGCTACCTGACCCGGCGGCCAACGCCGGCTACTCCCCCGACCACCCGCCGCGGGTGGGATTCTTCACCGACACCTCGGTGTGTATCGGTTGCAAGGCGTGTGAGGTGGCCTGCAAGGAATGGAACATGGTGCCCGAGGACGGGTTCAACCTGCTGGGGATGTCCATGGACAACACCGGCAACCTGGGTGCGGACAGTTGGCGACACGTGGCGTTCATCGAGCAGGCCCGCCCGCTGGGCGATCAAGACCCCGGCCTGACCGATCTGCCGACGGGGCCGCCGGCGAGCGAGCGATCGGCTCAGATCACCGCGGCGGCGATCGAGGCCATGCCCGAGGGCGGCGCGGAGCTGGGCAACGTGTCGGTGGACCTGGGCGTGCCGAAATTCGAGCGTCCCGGCGACGGCAGCGGGGCGGAGTCGCGCACCTCGTTTCGCTGGTTGATGAGCTCGGATGTGTGCAAACACTGCACCCACGCCGGCTGCCTGGACGTGTGCCCGACCGGTGCGTTGTTCCGCACCGAGTTCGGCACCGTCGTTGTGCAGCAAGACATCTGCAATGGCTGCGGGTACTGCGTGTCCGGCTGCCCGTACGGGGTGATCGACCGGCGCGAGGGTGACGGCCGGGCCTGGAAATGCACGCTGTGCTATGACCGGCTGCACGACAACCTGGAGCCGGCGTGCGCGAAAGCCTGCCCCACCAAGTCGATTCAGTTCGGCGTCCTGGACGAACTGCGCGAGCGCGCCGCGCGGCGCGTCGAGGAATTGCACGAGCGCGGCGTTCCCGAAGCGCGTCTGTACGGCAACGACCCCAACGACGGCGTGGGCGGCGACGGCGCCTTCTTTCTGCTGTTGGACGAGCCCGAGGTGTACGGCTTGCCGCCGGATCCGGTGGTGCCGACCCGCGACGCGCCGGCCATGTGGCGGTTCGCCGGCATCGCCGCTTCGGCGTTCGTCGCGGCGGCGGTGTCGTCGTTTTTGGGCCGGGGCCGACGATGA
- the nrfD gene encoding NrfD/PsrC family molybdoenzyme membrane anchor subunit, with amino-acid sequence MSRGSREQLAVPRAEFRSYYGRAVLKTPVWEWKIAAYLFAGGLSAGSALLAAGADVTDRPALRRTGRVGALVSILASMYFLVSDLGRPLRFHHMLRVAKPSSPMSVGTWILVAYGPGAGLAGVAELMPRRLARSWLGALLAWLARPAGLSAAAIAPGVASYTAVLLSQTAVPAWHEAHPYLPFVFTGSAAASGGGLGMLLTPVEQAGPARQFAVTGAALEVAASRLLEQRLGLTAEAYTTGKAHRLRAWAEYLTVGGALGTVAAGRNRRAAALCGLALLTGSALQRFGVFYAGVESTRDPKYVVIPQRERLDAGRPARGDDPDRPHFPRVVAAARGVRSAAGRLVGSR; translated from the coding sequence ATGAGCCGGGGCTCGCGGGAGCAACTCGCGGTGCCGCGAGCGGAGTTCCGGTCCTACTACGGCCGCGCGGTGCTCAAGACCCCGGTGTGGGAGTGGAAGATTGCGGCCTACCTCTTCGCCGGCGGGTTGTCGGCCGGTTCGGCGCTGCTGGCCGCGGGCGCCGATGTCACCGACCGCCCGGCGCTGCGCCGCACCGGCCGAGTCGGGGCGCTGGTGAGCATCCTGGCCAGCATGTACTTCCTGGTGTCCGACCTGGGCCGGCCGTTGCGGTTCCACCACATGCTGCGGGTGGCCAAGCCGAGTTCGCCGATGAGCGTGGGCACGTGGATCTTGGTCGCCTACGGTCCCGGGGCCGGGCTGGCCGGGGTGGCCGAGCTGATGCCGCGGCGGTTGGCACGCTCGTGGCTGGGTGCGCTGCTGGCCTGGCTGGCCCGCCCGGCGGGGTTGTCCGCCGCCGCCATCGCCCCCGGCGTGGCGTCCTACACCGCCGTGCTGCTCTCGCAGACCGCGGTGCCGGCGTGGCACGAGGCGCACCCGTATCTGCCGTTCGTGTTCACCGGTTCCGCCGCGGCCAGCGGCGGCGGTCTGGGCATGCTGCTGACGCCCGTCGAGCAGGCCGGCCCAGCCCGGCAGTTCGCCGTCACCGGCGCCGCGCTGGAAGTCGCCGCTTCCCGGCTGCTCGAACAACGGCTGGGCCTGACCGCCGAGGCCTATACGACCGGCAAGGCCCACCGGCTGCGCGCCTGGGCGGAGTATCTGACCGTCGGCGGGGCGCTGGGCACGGTGGCCGCCGGGCGCAACCGGCGCGCCGCGGCGCTGTGCGGGCTGGCGCTGCTCACCGGCAGCGCGCTGCAGCGCTTCGGGGTGTTCTATGCCGGTGTCGAGTCCACCCGCGACCCCAAGTACGTCGTGATTCCGCAGCGCGAACGGCTCGACGCCGGCCGTCCCGCCCGCGGAGACGACCCGGACCGGCCGCACTTCCCGCGGGTGGTGGCAGCGGCACGGGGAGTGCGCTCGGCCGCCGGACGGCTGGTGGGTTCCCGCTAG
- a CDS encoding YbhB/YbcL family Raf kinase inhibitor-like protein — MTAPDPYDALPKLPGFRLTSDSITDGQPLPTAQVSGIMGAGGQDASPQLTWSGFPEETRSFAVSVYDPDAPTLSGFWHWAVANLPADVTELPEGAGDGSDLPGGALTLRNDAGLRRYVGAAPPPGHGVHRYYVTVTAVDVDKLDLDESATPAYLGFNLFQHALARAVIVGTYEQQSSA, encoded by the coding sequence ATGACCGCGCCCGATCCCTACGACGCGCTGCCCAAGCTGCCCGGATTCCGCCTGACTTCCGACTCGATCACCGACGGCCAGCCGCTGCCGACCGCTCAGGTCAGCGGCATCATGGGCGCCGGCGGCCAAGACGCCAGCCCGCAGTTGACGTGGTCGGGCTTCCCCGAGGAGACGCGCAGTTTCGCGGTCAGCGTCTACGACCCCGACGCGCCGACACTGTCCGGTTTCTGGCACTGGGCGGTGGCCAATCTGCCCGCCGACGTCACCGAGTTGCCCGAAGGCGCCGGTGACGGCAGCGACCTGCCCGGTGGCGCGCTGACCCTTCGCAACGACGCCGGCCTGCGCCGCTACGTCGGCGCCGCACCGCCGCCCGGTCACGGGGTGCACCGCTACTACGTCACGGTGACCGCGGTGGACGTCGACAAGCTCGACCTCGACGAGTCCGCCACCCCGGCCTACCTGGGCTTCAACCTGTTCCAGCACGCTCTGGCCCGCGCCGTGATCGTCGGCACCTACGAACAGCAGTCGTCGGCCTAG
- a CDS encoding M20/M25/M40 family metallo-hydrolase translates to MVGKVTVTLQSGASGAAGASFQPSDDVAEVVSRLIRFDTSNTGEAQTTKGEAECAQWIAGQLAEVGYETEYVESGAPGRGNLFARLPGADPSRGALLIHGHLDVVPAEPAEWSVHPFSGAIEDGYVWGRGAVDMKDMVGMMIVIARHFRQAGIVPPRDLVFAFIADEEHGGKYGAHWLVDNRPDLFHGITEAIGEVGGFSLTVPRPDGGERRLYLVETAEKGILWMRLTARGQAGHGSMVHDNNAVTAVAEAVARLGRHQFPLVLTDTVTQFLAAVSEETGYTFDTESPDLAGAIEKLGPMARMLKAVLHDTANPTMLKAGYKANVIPATAEAVIDCRVLPGRQAAFEAEVDELIGPDVNREWIRELASYETGFDGELVDAMNAAVLSVDPDGRTVPYMLSGGTDAKAFARLGIRCFGFSPLRLPPELDFASLFHGVDERVPIDALKFGTEVLAHFLTHC, encoded by the coding sequence ATGGTAGGAAAGGTGACTGTGACCCTACAGAGCGGGGCCAGCGGCGCGGCCGGGGCTTCTTTCCAGCCGAGTGATGACGTGGCCGAGGTCGTCAGCAGATTGATCCGGTTCGACACCAGCAACACCGGTGAAGCACAGACCACCAAGGGCGAAGCGGAGTGCGCGCAGTGGATCGCCGGGCAGCTCGCCGAGGTCGGCTATGAGACCGAATACGTCGAGTCCGGCGCGCCGGGCCGCGGCAACCTGTTCGCCCGGCTGCCGGGCGCCGATCCCTCCCGCGGCGCCCTGCTGATCCACGGGCACCTGGACGTGGTGCCGGCCGAACCGGCCGAGTGGAGCGTGCATCCGTTCTCCGGGGCGATCGAAGACGGCTACGTGTGGGGCCGCGGCGCGGTCGACATGAAGGACATGGTGGGCATGATGATCGTCATCGCCCGGCATTTCCGTCAGGCCGGCATCGTCCCGCCCCGCGACCTGGTGTTCGCGTTCATCGCCGACGAGGAACACGGCGGCAAATACGGGGCGCACTGGCTGGTCGACAACCGGCCAGATCTCTTCCACGGCATCACCGAAGCGATCGGCGAAGTCGGCGGCTTCTCCCTGACGGTGCCCCGCCCGGACGGGGGTGAGCGGCGGCTGTACCTGGTCGAGACGGCCGAGAAAGGCATCCTGTGGATGCGTCTGACCGCCCGCGGCCAGGCCGGGCACGGCTCCATGGTGCACGACAACAACGCCGTCACAGCGGTCGCCGAGGCGGTCGCGCGGCTGGGCCGCCACCAGTTCCCCCTGGTACTCACCGACACCGTCACCCAGTTCCTGGCCGCGGTCAGCGAGGAGACCGGCTACACCTTCGACACCGAGTCCCCCGACCTGGCCGGGGCGATCGAGAAGCTCGGCCCGATGGCCCGGATGCTCAAAGCCGTCCTGCATGACACGGCGAACCCGACGATGCTCAAAGCCGGCTACAAGGCCAACGTCATCCCGGCAACGGCCGAAGCGGTGATCGACTGCCGCGTGCTGCCGGGTCGTCAGGCCGCTTTTGAGGCCGAGGTCGACGAGCTGATCGGACCGGACGTGAACCGCGAGTGGATCAGGGAGCTGGCGTCGTATGAAACGGGTTTCGACGGTGAACTGGTCGACGCGATGAACGCCGCGGTGCTGTCGGTCGACCCCGACGGCCGCACGGTGCCCTACATGCTGTCCGGCGGCACGGATGCAAAAGCGTTCGCGCGGTTGGGGATTCGCTGCTTTGGCTTCAGCCCGCTGCGGCTGCCGCCGGAGCTGGATTTCGCCTCGCTGTTCCACGGGGTCGACGAGCGGGTACCTATTGATGCGTTGAAATTTGGCACCGAAGTACTCGCACATTTCCTGACACACTGCTGA
- a CDS encoding DivIVA domain-containing protein has product MPLTPADVHNVAFSKPPIGKRGYNEDEVDAFLDLVENELTRLIEENSDLRQRIAELDQELAAGGGGAGAAAAQPTQAIPTYEPEPEPVKQAPPPAPAPAQTGTNEEQAMKAARVLSLAQDTADRLTSTAKAESDKMLADARANADQILSEARHTAETTVAEARQRADAMLADAQSRSETQLRQAQEKADALQADAERKHSEIMGTINQQRTVLEGRLEQLRTFEREYRTRLKTYLESQLEELGQRGSAAPVDSSADAGGFDQFNRGNN; this is encoded by the coding sequence ATGCCGCTTACACCTGCCGACGTCCACAATGTGGCGTTCAGTAAGCCGCCTATCGGCAAGCGCGGGTACAACGAAGATGAAGTTGACGCCTTCCTTGACCTGGTGGAAAACGAGCTGACCCGCCTCATTGAAGAGAATTCCGATCTTCGCCAGCGCATTGCTGAGCTGGACCAGGAACTGGCCGCCGGCGGCGGGGGCGCCGGGGCCGCGGCTGCCCAGCCGACCCAGGCCATTCCGACCTACGAGCCCGAGCCCGAACCGGTCAAACAGGCACCCCCGCCCGCTCCCGCACCTGCGCAGACGGGCACGAACGAAGAGCAGGCCATGAAGGCGGCCCGCGTGTTGAGCCTGGCTCAAGACACCGCCGACCGCCTGACCAGCACCGCGAAGGCCGAGTCGGACAAGATGCTCGCCGACGCCCGCGCCAACGCCGACCAGATCCTCAGCGAGGCCCGGCACACCGCCGAAACCACGGTCGCCGAGGCCCGGCAGCGTGCCGACGCCATGCTGGCCGACGCGCAGAGCCGCTCCGAAACCCAACTGCGCCAGGCGCAGGAGAAGGCCGACGCCCTGCAGGCCGACGCCGAACGCAAGCACTCCGAGATCATGGGCACCATCAACCAGCAGCGCACCGTGCTGGAAGGCCGTCTCGAGCAATTGCGCACCTTCGAACGCGAATACCGCACCCGCCTCAAGACCTACCTGGAGTCCCAGCTCGAGGAGCTGGGCCAGCGTGGCTCTGCCGCGCCGGTCGACTCCAGCGCCGACGCCGGCGGGTTCGACCAATTCAATCGGGGCAACAACTAG
- a CDS encoding YggT family protein encodes MVLFFQILGFALFIFWLLLIARVVVEFIRSFSRDWRPTGLTVVILEIIMSITDPPVKLLRRLIPQLTIGAVRFDLSIMVLLLVAFIGMQLAFGAAA; translated from the coding sequence TTGGTGCTGTTTTTTCAGATCCTTGGGTTTGCGCTGTTCATCTTCTGGCTGCTGCTGATCGCTCGCGTCGTCGTCGAGTTCATCCGCTCGTTCAGCCGGGACTGGCGCCCCACCGGTCTCACCGTGGTGATCCTGGAGATCATCATGTCGATCACCGATCCGCCGGTGAAACTGCTGCGGCGGCTGATCCCTCAGTTGACCATCGGCGCGGTGCGCTTCGACCTGTCCATCATGGTGCTGTTGCTGGTGGCGTTCATCGGCATGCAACTGGCTTTCGGGGCGGCGGCGTAA
- a CDS encoding cell division protein SepF, protein MSTLHKVKAYFGMAPMEDYEDEYYDDRTPSRGYPRARFDDEYGRYEGRDYDDPRRDPRADLRGDLRGDLRGEPADYPPPSSYRGGYDEPRFAPREFDRGDLPRGQRLGSWLRNSTRGALAMDPRRMAMMFEEGHPLSKITTLRPKDYSEARTIGERFRDGTPVIMDLVSMDNADAKRLVDFAAGLAFALRGSFDKVATKVFLLSPADVDVSPEERRRIAETGFYAYQ, encoded by the coding sequence ATGAGCACACTGCACAAGGTCAAGGCCTACTTCGGGATGGCGCCGATGGAGGATTACGAGGACGAGTATTACGACGACCGCACGCCGTCGCGCGGTTATCCCCGCGCCCGCTTCGACGACGAATACGGCCGTTATGAAGGGCGCGATTACGACGACCCGCGCCGCGATCCCCGCGCCGATCTGCGCGGCGACTTGCGCGGCGATTTGCGGGGCGAGCCGGCCGACTACCCGCCGCCGAGCAGCTACCGCGGCGGCTACGACGAACCCCGGTTCGCGCCGCGGGAGTTCGACCGCGGCGACCTGCCGCGCGGGCAGCGCCTGGGGTCGTGGTTGCGCAACTCCACCCGCGGCGCTCTGGCGATGGACCCCCGCCGGATGGCCATGATGTTCGAGGAAGGTCACCCCCTGTCGAAGATCACCACGCTGCGCCCCAAGGACTACAGCGAGGCCCGCACCATCGGGGAGCGGTTCCGCGACGGCACGCCGGTCATCATGGATCTGGTGTCGATGGACAACGCCGACGCCAAACGCCTGGTCGACTTCGCCGCGGGTCTGGCTTTCGCGCTGCGCGGCTCCTTCGACAAGGTCGCTACCAAGGTGTTCTTGCTCTCACCCGCGGACGTCGACGTGTCCCCGGAGGAGCGGCGCCGCATCGCCGAAACCGGTTTCTACGCTTACCAATAA